In Anomaloglossus baeobatrachus isolate aAnoBae1 chromosome 2, aAnoBae1.hap1, whole genome shotgun sequence, the DNA window gagtgcgcagcatggcggatggagcacgtttgggagtgcgcagcatggcggatggaccacgtttgggagtgcgcagcatggcggatggaccatgtttgggagtgcgcagcatggcggatgaagcacgtttgggagtgcgcagaatggcggatggaacacgtttgggagtgcgcagcatggcggatggagcacgtttgggagtgcgcagcatggcggatggtgcacgatggggagtgcgcagtatggcggatggagcacgtttgggagtgcgcagtatggcggatggagcacgttggggagtgcgcagcatggcggatggagcacgtttgggagtgcgcagcatggcggatggaccacgtttgggagtgcgcagcatggcggatggagcacgtttgggagtgtgcagcatggcggatggagcacgtttgggagtgcgcagcatggcggatggagcacgatggggggtgcgcagcatggcggatggagcacgtttgggagtgcgcagcatggcggatggagcatgatggggagtgtgcagcatggcggatggagcacgtttgggagtgcgcagcatggcggatggagcacgtttgggagtgcgcagcatgggggatgcagcacgatggggagtgtgcagcatggcggatggagcacgtttgggagtgcgcagcatggcggatggaccacgtttgggagtgcacagcatggcggatggagcacgtttggaagtgcgcagcatggcggatggagcacgatggggagtgcgcagcatgggggatggagcacgatggggggtgcgcagcatggcggatggagcacgatgggaggtgcacacctccccccaacacacacacacacacgcgcactgcacaacacacacacacactgggaaccacaaacaccgccctacacagacacccacacacacagacaacgctgcacacacacaacacccaacacacaaacaccgcgacacacataaatatacgcacataccgcacaacacacacattgcacaaaacatacctccccccaaaacacaccacacacacacaaaccgcgcaacacacacacacacacaatgctatagacacacagcgctccacaaacaacgcaacacacgcaacacacatacaacaccgctctcaccccccgccacacccagacaacacccagaacatgtacagcgccctacacaaacacttggtaagtacacacaacaacatctatatatatataacaaaaatcatacatgaactacacaatacgtagatTCTAGAATacacgatgcgtagaatcgggccaccttctagtataatatataggaatagatttctctgtgtgtaatgactatataatatataggaatagatccctctgtgtgtaatgtctatataatatttaggaatagatccctctgtgtgtgatgactctatataacatataggaatagatccctctgtgtgtgatgactctatataatatataggaatagatccctctgtatgtaatgactatataatatataggaatagatctctctgtgtgtaatgactctatataatatatgtgtttctctttttgtattgaattactgaaataaattacttttttgagcatattctaatttattgagatgcacttgtatcattTAGACTTTTTGTATACTCATgtaatttttaaatgtttttaatgtttggttcatttgatgagttttttttcgCTCTAATAAAGATGTACTTTGTATTTCTATCTTtatgtggtgatcccatttttgtAGTACACTTTTCTTTCTTCCATTATTTACCTTGTCTCTTTGGTACTACTGGAGATCACCATAATTGATTCCTGGGGTGGTGTCCTCCGGTCTGTTTTGGTTCAgggcccaaacctgtcacaagtctccaaaCAACGAAAGACGTCCGTGACAATTCCTACATAGAGCaatttcctaatattattattattattattacacctactacatactgggcTAGGAttctgaagatgggaatacccctttaaggttaaAGGTAGACTTAAGTCTATCGAGTTTAACAAATGAtcaaacctaacatgttgatccagagaaaggtaaaaaaaaaacaaaaaaaacatgcgcTAGATAGTAAGCTCCACATTAAAGAAAAAAGATTCCCTCCCGACTCCACAAACGTCAATCAGACTAGATTCACAGAATCAAGTGGACATAACcagtaaaattatattttttaagaaaggcatccagaactctcttaaattttagtaatgaatcaaccattacaacattatgtggcagagagttccatagtctcactgctcttacagtaaagaatctgtgtcCCTGATTATGAATTAATATCCTTTCATATAACTGTAGTGGATGCCccccaggcctaggtgtaaaaagattatTAGAGATctctgtattgtcccctcatatatttgtacattgtaataagatagcCCCTAAGCTTTCATTTTTACAAACTAAATAAACCCAACTTTAATAACACATCTTGGTATTACACTCCACCCATtcttttaataaccttggttgctcttctctgcaccgccCTATGTAAGGGGACCCATTttgacctccaaagcaggtgtaattgtggattatgatgagttattggactgaaaaggtctCATATACTGTTCTTCACAAGGACCCTTTGATGTCTGTGCCCACCAGTGGCCTTGGCTGTCTGCAGTGAAATCAGCTGTATGAATGGGGAGCCGGCCACTGCTGCATTCAATTGTTGTCATCCCTCAGAAGAGATAAGTAATACTCTCTATGGGAAATCACTATGAAATAACTGGGATCGCAGCACAGCTGTCATTTCTTAAGGAGTCACcatcattttatttattaatttattattattttcataaatcagtagtacaagtaagataagaaactttgtaatatatctcagaGATACCTGCTTCCTTCTCCtcgtggactgatctttcactctcaattcacagATATAATTTACACTTAGTGGCCCACGGTGCGCGGAAGCAAGATGCAGGAAATTCAATAAGAGGCGTGCACCTTTCATTGAATTTGCCGTCCCTTACGACTGCTATGTGTGCTGCCAGGAATATACTCCAGTCAGTGACTGGAGTACATTTATAGCAAAAACAAAATTGCCACTTTTTTCACGTAAATTCTGATGAATTTGTCGGGCAGCCATGAGCATGCACCGCTCTGCCCAAGCTCTGTCCACATTCCTCCTACttggaaaaaacacaaaacatttgtGGAACTAAAAGTTACATAAAACATTTGTGACATTTTAAGAATTTTAACATCAAAACTCTGTCAAAAACTCCTTGATGACTTTGAGTCCTATTGTGTACAGATTTTGACATTACTGagctaggagatgacagttggtgctcatatgcTTCTATGGAAAGAGGGAAAAGCTGGAGGAAGACACagatattctactgcaagttcACTTGTAGTGACAGACGATGTCACTGGTCTGTCGGTGATGTCACTTGACCTTTGACTTTGGTCCctttgtgatgtcatgtgacctaTAGAATGTGATCCCTTTGTGATGTCATAGAACAGTCATCAGAATATCGCTGCAGCCTGAATATCGTCCATTTGTTTTCATCACTTAGTGGGTGAAGGCGATTTTTACTTGCGCTTAGCAAATTTTAgtgttatataaaatataatacgGAATAATAGAAGGCCTGTTAGAGGAGTAGTTCCAGGAGCCATCCGAGAGCGCTCCAGAgtggacaggaccttcctcagcccagaatttcatctatggagctgaatatggagagtttaagtaagagaaagagagagagcagagatgaggtgccaaaaaaaaggaaaatagaaacatcagagggtgataaagatggcaccaaccaaaaCCTTATCAAGGCTCCaaagagacctggaagcccgatacagcaGAGTATCGAGAGCAAGAGGAAAAGGGGACaagcgatgggggacaaagctgatgatgAATCCAGCGTCTCCCCCAAAGCTGAACCtgagctgaatatggagagtttgaggaagagaaagggagaaagcatagatgaggtgccaaaaaaaaggaGAACGGAAACATCAGAGGAtgaaaaagatggcaccaaccaaagccttatcaaggctgcaaaaagacctggaagcccgatacaagAGAGTATCGAGAGCAAGAGGAAAAGGAGAgaagcgatgggggacaaagctgatgatggatccagtGGGTCCCCCAAAGCTGACACTGAGCAGCTGTCAGGTGAGTACAGAAATAAGACCCCGAGAGTCAATAGCCCCAATGTAGTAATTGATGGGATTATGAACCTTTAGAATACCCCACCTATAATGATTTTTGTGCCTTTTCTCTTTGATACCTTCTAATATTGTTCTACCCCATGTTGTAATTGCTATAGGAGGCCACATTAGAATTATACAGGAATAATACATCTTATTTCTCCTCTCTCCATCAGGGACAACCCCGGCTGAATCTCCCATCATTGTGACTGGActggagagcttcaccttccataaaatccttggagagggcggatttggtaaagtaagtattaggaaTTGTGGTGACGTCTTCCTCATGTGTGATGTGGAGTAGTAATATGACCCTAGGAACATCACTGCTTCACATCTTCTCGTCACGTCTCATGGCAGGACGGGCCTTTCCTCCAGTTCTAATGCTTTGTATCCTCCAGGTCATGTTGGCCACACATAAGGCTTCCCAACAACAAGTGGCAGTGAAGATGGTGAAGAAGAGGCTCCTACTTAATATATCAAGAGACGAGATCCTGATAGAACGACAGGTCctggagatgactaggaagagtccattCATTACTCGAGCTTTTgccaccttccagtcccaggtaatCCCTCCATAAGTACTCCTATACGTACCCCTCTATAGTTACCCCTATatatatcacttgtaaggccacatctggaatatgggattcacttttgggctccacattttaaaaatgatgttcagaagttagagtctgttcaaaggcagcaactagattattgcaaggaatggacgactcccatatgatgagaggtggaaaagTTGGATTTTATATCTTATAAAATAAGACTTCtcacaggagatctcatttatatgtatgaatacaaaagactggaacatgacttattccttccaaagacattactaaggactaggggcactctctgtgagtggaagaaaggtaattacggcagctaaataggaaagggttctttacagttagagcattcACACTGCAATGCccaaccacaagaggtagcaatggctgACACTATCACAACTTTTATATCTGGACTCGATGATTTCcttagtgcacacaacattgtcggttataaatgatttagttacaaaatgtataattggtggaggaagtttgAACTACATGAAgcaaggtcttttttcaacctatgtagctatGTGAAAGGCTCACAATCTAACAGCTCTGAGATTTCTATATATTCTATGAATGCCTGTCCATATGGCCATGAAATGTTCTTCTAGGACATTACCATAGTATTACATGTATTATAACATTACCACCAGTGACCCATATCTAGACTATACCAGTAACACCTATTATCTCCCCTGCTTTATCACAGGACTACTTATTCTACGTCATGGAATATCTCAGCAG includes these proteins:
- the LOC142286399 gene encoding uncharacterized protein LOC142286399, giving the protein MELNMESLSKRKRESRDEVPKKRKIETSEGDKDGTNQNLIKAPKRPGSPIQQSIESKRKRGQAMGDKADDESSVSPKAEPELNMESLRKRKGESIDEVPKKRRTETSEDEKDGTNQSLIKAAKRPGSPIQESIESKRKRREAMGDKADDGSSGSPKADTEQLSGTTPAESPIIVTGLESFTFHKILGEGGFGKVMLATHKASQQQVAVKMTRS